The following proteins are encoded in a genomic region of Desulfosoma sp.:
- the sdhD gene encoding succinate dehydrogenase, hydrophobic membrane anchor protein, whose translation MLGKYFGSGRSGAFDWFFQRVSGVALLITLFLHFWVLHYATEGPVTYQKVMARMVSPAWKALDIAFLVFAVYHAMNGFKMIIDDYVHASGIRAVLVGALWVVAIGFFGLGVLTILTLKVQA comes from the coding sequence ATGTTGGGAAAATATTTCGGATCTGGTCGGTCAGGAGCGTTTGACTGGTTTTTTCAGCGCGTTTCCGGTGTCGCCCTGCTTATCACCCTGTTTTTGCATTTCTGGGTGTTGCATTACGCCACAGAAGGGCCCGTCACGTACCAAAAAGTCATGGCGCGAATGGTGTCTCCGGCATGGAAGGCTCTGGATATCGCCTTTTTGGTCTTCGCCGTATACCACGCCATGAACGGGTTTAAGATGATCATCGACGATTACGTGCATGCGTCGGGAATTCGAGCGGTGCTTGTGGGGGCTTTGTGGGTTGTGGCCATTGGATTTTTCGGGCTGGGCGTCCTCACCATCCTCACTCTCAAAGTGCAGGCCTAG
- the sdhC gene encoding succinate dehydrogenase, cytochrome b556 subunit, which translates to MKKVVYQPKVRYKLHPGYLAWILHRATGILLGLYLFLHIWVIHHLAQGEEAFNEVMAIVQSPFFHLLEIGLLATVVYHGLNGLRVVFIDYGNLANRGLMRKAVYAVLGVSAVLVAVGAVPMLRLAFGL; encoded by the coding sequence ATGAAGAAAGTCGTTTATCAACCCAAGGTCCGCTACAAGTTGCATCCAGGCTACTTAGCCTGGATTCTTCACCGTGCCACAGGTATCCTTTTGGGTCTCTACCTTTTCCTTCATATCTGGGTGATCCACCACCTGGCTCAGGGGGAAGAAGCTTTCAACGAGGTCATGGCCATCGTTCAGTCGCCTTTCTTTCACCTTCTTGAAATCGGGTTGCTGGCGACGGTGGTCTATCATGGATTGAACGGCCTGCGTGTGGTTTTTATCGACTATGGCAATCTGGCCAATCGAGGTCTCATGCGTAAAGCCGTCTACGCTGTCTTGGGAGTTTCCGCCGTTTTGGTCGCAGTAGGTGCCGTGCCCATGCTACGGCTGGCTTTCGGACTTTAA
- a CDS encoding Fe-S-containing hydro-lyase, which yields MMPNAIVLQTPLSENDVTSLKIGDRVLLNGVVYTARDAAHKRLVELLEREEPLPFDLKGQVIYYVGPSPAAPGRPVGAAGPTTSYRMDAYAPLLIRYGLRGMIGKGARNHAVKEAMQRYKAVYFAAIGGAGALMARSIVSAEVIAYPELGPEAVRKLEVKNFPVIVANDVHGGDLYEEGVRLYAQTA from the coding sequence ATGATGCCTAATGCCATCGTTTTGCAAACCCCACTGAGCGAAAACGACGTCACGTCCTTGAAAATTGGAGACCGTGTGCTGCTCAACGGTGTCGTCTACACCGCTCGAGATGCGGCCCACAAACGCCTTGTGGAGCTTTTGGAACGTGAAGAACCGTTGCCTTTTGATTTGAAAGGACAGGTGATCTACTATGTAGGACCGTCTCCGGCCGCGCCCGGTCGACCGGTCGGAGCTGCCGGACCGACCACAAGTTACCGCATGGACGCCTATGCTCCGCTTCTCATTCGTTACGGCCTGCGAGGTATGATTGGTAAAGGGGCTCGCAACCATGCTGTTAAGGAAGCGATGCAACGGTATAAAGCCGTTTATTTCGCCGCCATCGGCGGTGCTGGAGCTCTGATGGCTCGAAGCATCGTCTCAGCGGAAGTCATCGCCTATCCTGAACTCGGTCCCGAAGCTGTGCGCAAATTGGAGGTAAAAAACTTTCCGGTCATTGTGGCCAATGACGTTCATGGCGGCGACCTCTACGAAGAAGGCGTTCGCCTTTATGCACAGACGGCCTGA
- a CDS encoding fumarate hydratase: MRSIHVDDIVHTVRDLAIRANTELGEDVVRAFEAALEKEESPTGRDILKRLIENAQIAREEKIPMCQDTGFAVVFVELGQEVHIVGGALREAVEEGVRQGYRDGYLRKSICHPFTRQNTGDNTPAIIHVNLQPGDHFRLTLAPKGGGSENMSRVTMLTPAVGVQGVKDFVVQRVKESGPNPCPPTIVGVGIGGTLEQAALLAKKALLRPLGSLNPDPELQALEKDWLEAINRLGIGPQGLGGRITSLAVHISMMPCHIASLPVAVNIQCHAARHKEASL, encoded by the coding sequence ATGCGTTCCATTCACGTGGATGATATTGTACACACCGTACGGGATCTAGCCATTCGCGCCAATACAGAGTTAGGCGAAGATGTGGTAAGGGCTTTTGAGGCTGCTTTGGAAAAGGAAGAATCCCCTACTGGTCGAGACATCCTCAAACGGTTGATCGAAAACGCTCAAATCGCCCGTGAAGAAAAAATCCCCATGTGCCAGGACACGGGATTTGCGGTGGTCTTCGTGGAACTTGGCCAAGAGGTCCACATCGTAGGAGGGGCTTTGCGTGAGGCCGTTGAGGAAGGTGTGCGTCAAGGGTACCGGGACGGGTATCTTCGAAAAAGTATCTGTCATCCGTTCACGCGCCAAAACACCGGAGACAACACCCCTGCTATCATTCATGTTAATCTCCAACCCGGTGACCATTTTCGCCTCACCCTCGCTCCCAAAGGAGGAGGCAGTGAAAACATGAGTCGCGTGACGATGCTCACGCCTGCCGTGGGCGTTCAAGGGGTCAAGGACTTTGTGGTGCAGCGGGTAAAAGAATCGGGTCCCAATCCATGCCCGCCGACCATAGTGGGAGTAGGCATCGGTGGAACCCTTGAACAGGCCGCCTTGCTGGCTAAAAAGGCCTTGCTTCGTCCCTTGGGAAGCCTCAATCCCGACCCGGAACTTCAGGCTTTGGAAAAGGACTGGCTTGAAGCTATTAACCGCCTGGGCATCGGCCCACAGGGACTGGGAGGACGCATCACATCTCTTGCGGTCCACATTTCGATGATGCCATGTCATATTGCCAGTCTTCCCGTGGCGGTAAACATTCAATGCCATGCCGCTCGTCATAAGGAAGCTTCTTTGTAG
- a CDS encoding TRAP transporter large permease subunit has protein sequence MIADPLLLSITVFCIMFLFLLSGLWIGFSLMAAAIAGMLFADLHLPPGFSVWTKIGNLLANSLWNTVNSWSLTALPLFVFMGELLHRTAVSDKLFNGLVPWLNRIPGKLLHVNVFACSLFAAVSGSSAATTATVGKITLDELSKRGYSESLALGSLAGAGTLGFLIPPSLIMIIYGILSDTSIGQLFIGGLLPGLLLAGCYSLYIALCAIVNPSIVPPQEETFTWGQRFRSLWDLAPVLGLIAVVLGGIYLGYTTPTEAAALGVLGAFVLGVLFRTMNWNVFKDALRSAVRTSTMITFIIMGAAFLSQVVGFLGITTAVSRFIEQLHLSPYMLIFILGLMYLFLGMLLDGISLVVMTLPIVLPMVVQAGFSPLWFGIFLVFMVELSQVTPPVGFSIFVLQSMSHRDVGFILKATFPFFMIMIFMVVLVTLFPQIALFLPQKMIG, from the coding sequence ATGATTGCAGATCCGCTTCTTCTTTCCATCACCGTCTTTTGCATCATGTTTTTGTTTCTGCTGTCGGGCCTGTGGATCGGATTCTCTCTTATGGCCGCTGCCATTGCCGGAATGCTTTTCGCCGATTTGCATCTTCCCCCTGGTTTTTCCGTATGGACCAAGATCGGAAACCTTCTTGCCAATTCCCTATGGAACACTGTCAATTCTTGGTCTCTCACGGCCCTACCCCTGTTTGTTTTCATGGGGGAACTGCTGCACAGAACAGCCGTATCAGACAAGCTGTTCAACGGCCTTGTGCCTTGGTTAAATCGTATTCCCGGCAAACTCCTGCATGTTAATGTTTTCGCTTGCTCTTTGTTTGCCGCCGTCTCTGGATCCAGCGCCGCCACCACGGCCACCGTGGGCAAGATCACCCTGGACGAACTCTCAAAACGCGGCTACAGCGAGTCTCTCGCACTAGGGTCTTTGGCTGGCGCGGGAACCTTGGGATTCTTGATTCCCCCAAGCCTTATCATGATTATTTATGGCATTCTTTCCGACACTTCCATCGGTCAACTGTTCATTGGAGGCCTTCTTCCGGGATTGTTGCTGGCCGGTTGCTACTCTCTTTATATCGCTCTTTGCGCCATCGTAAATCCAAGCATTGTCCCGCCCCAGGAAGAAACTTTTACCTGGGGACAGCGTTTTCGGTCCTTGTGGGATTTGGCTCCCGTTCTTGGGCTCATTGCCGTGGTTCTGGGAGGCATCTATCTGGGCTATACCACACCGACGGAAGCCGCCGCCTTGGGGGTCCTGGGGGCCTTTGTGTTAGGCGTGCTTTTCCGCACCATGAATTGGAATGTCTTTAAAGATGCCCTACGGAGTGCCGTCCGCACATCCACCATGATTACTTTCATCATCATGGGGGCTGCCTTTTTGAGTCAGGTGGTCGGGTTTTTAGGCATCACTACGGCGGTCAGTCGTTTCATTGAGCAGCTCCACCTTTCTCCCTACATGCTGATTTTCATCCTGGGCCTCATGTACCTCTTTCTCGGTATGCTTTTAGACGGCATTTCCCTGGTGGTCATGACCTTACCCATCGTGCTGCCCATGGTGGTGCAGGCGGGATTTTCCCCCTTATGGTTCGGCATTTTTTTGGTCTTCATGGTGGAACTTTCCCAGGTGACACCACCTGTCGGTTTTAGCATTTTTGTCCTGCAATCCATGAGCCATAGGGATGTGGGTTTCATCCTCAAGGCAACTTTTCCCTTCTTTATGATCATGATTTTCATGGTCGTTCTTGTCACGCTTTTCCCTCAAATAGCCTTGTTTCTTCCCCAAAAAATGATCGGTTGA
- a CDS encoding TRAP transporter small permease, with product MEKITPIVKKLSEIAVSISSVAMILIVLLILLEVFLRSFLNTSTMIADEYSAYLYVVLVFFGLGYTLGTDGHIRVKVILSRLRGRSQSLLDLWAAVAALALTGFALWYSILLVREAYSLEMVSETPSQTPMWIPQAAIPIGLILFLVPLLAHGVVAVLRCKASRSPS from the coding sequence ATGGAAAAGATTACCCCCATTGTCAAAAAACTATCAGAAATTGCGGTCTCCATCTCCTCCGTGGCTATGATCTTGATTGTTCTTCTCATCCTTCTGGAAGTGTTTCTTCGATCCTTTTTGAACACCTCTACAATGATCGCCGACGAGTACAGCGCTTATCTGTACGTGGTGCTGGTTTTCTTTGGGCTGGGATACACCCTGGGAACGGACGGACACATTCGCGTTAAAGTGATTTTGTCACGACTCAGGGGACGTTCCCAATCTTTACTGGACCTTTGGGCTGCGGTGGCGGCTTTGGCTTTGACAGGATTTGCTCTGTGGTATTCCATCTTGCTGGTTCGTGAAGCTTACAGCTTAGAGATGGTTTCGGAGACACCTTCGCAAACGCCCATGTGGATTCCCCAAGCGGCCATACCCATAGGTCTGATTCTTTTCCTGGTGCCTCTGTTGGCACACGGAGTGGTGGCTGTTTTACGTTGCAAAGCGTCGCGATCCCCTTCTTAA
- a CDS encoding TRAP transporter substrate-binding protein, whose product MVRKVWIPFLALILVVCSSASAADVVKMNLNAIYPAGNFHSQGAEEFAKRVKEYSGGTLDIAVHPGGALGFKGPELLKTVKDGTVPMSDILMGVVQGSEKAFGISSLPRMVTSYEEAFQLYESCKDLYDKAAAKWNQKILYVAPWPPSGLFTTKEIKTATDIKGLKTRTYDKNGADFLANLGGSPVSLPWGEVYAALRTGMIDSVLTSAVSGRDAKLWEVLKYFKKIDYAYPLNMVVINLDYWKALNPNQKAAMEKAALEVQELQWKKSAADNEESLKAIAENGMVISETDTALAAELDQAADTIITGFLADAGADVASALESFRHRKKK is encoded by the coding sequence ATGGTTCGAAAAGTCTGGATCCCTTTTCTCGCCCTGATTCTCGTTGTGTGCAGCTCGGCATCGGCCGCCGATGTGGTGAAGATGAATCTGAACGCCATCTACCCGGCCGGTAATTTTCATTCTCAAGGAGCTGAGGAATTCGCCAAGCGCGTCAAGGAATACAGCGGAGGCACCCTGGACATTGCGGTGCATCCGGGAGGCGCCTTGGGCTTCAAGGGACCCGAATTGCTCAAAACGGTAAAGGACGGCACGGTGCCCATGTCGGACATTCTTATGGGAGTGGTCCAAGGTAGTGAAAAAGCTTTTGGCATTAGCTCTCTTCCCCGCATGGTGACTTCCTATGAGGAAGCCTTCCAGCTCTATGAGAGTTGCAAGGACCTTTACGATAAAGCGGCGGCCAAGTGGAACCAAAAGATCCTCTACGTGGCACCGTGGCCCCCCAGCGGCCTTTTCACCACCAAGGAAATCAAGACGGCCACCGACATCAAAGGGCTTAAGACAAGAACCTACGATAAGAACGGGGCCGATTTTCTGGCCAACCTGGGTGGAAGCCCGGTTTCCCTTCCCTGGGGTGAAGTCTATGCGGCTTTAAGGACAGGCATGATCGATTCCGTGCTCACGTCTGCGGTTTCGGGACGAGACGCCAAACTCTGGGAAGTCCTGAAATACTTCAAGAAAATTGATTACGCCTACCCGCTCAACATGGTCGTCATCAACTTGGATTATTGGAAAGCTCTGAACCCCAACCAAAAAGCGGCCATGGAAAAGGCGGCTCTTGAAGTTCAGGAGTTGCAGTGGAAAAAATCAGCGGCCGACAACGAAGAGTCTTTGAAGGCCATTGCAGAAAACGGCATGGTCATCAGCGAGACAGACACCGCTTTGGCAGCCGAATTGGATCAGGCCGCTGACACCATTATCACGGGTTTCTTGGCAGATGCAGGGGCAGATGTGGCTTCCGCCTTGGAAAGCTTTCGTCATCGTAAAAAGAAGTAA
- a CDS encoding 5-oxoprolinase subunit PxpA, translating to MRIDINCDMGEGFGSYTIGDDAAIIRSITSANIACGYHAGDPMVMSATVRLALDHGVAVGAHPGFPDLMGFGRRALQTFPGEVKHYLLYQLGALSGVARAHGANLQHVKLHGALYNMAAFDERLAKEVCDAVRSFDRGLILVTLPNGVLAHMASEEGIMVAREFFPDRAYLENGALTPRFMPGAVLHDPTTVRDRVLRLVREKKIQSINGQDIPMEADTLCVHGDTPGAWQLAAIIREALESSGIEVVPMHRVLS from the coding sequence ATGAGAATAGACATCAATTGTGACATGGGGGAAGGTTTTGGCTCATATACTATAGGAGACGATGCGGCTATTATTCGTTCTATCACGTCAGCCAACATTGCTTGTGGCTACCACGCAGGGGATCCTATGGTCATGAGCGCCACCGTCCGGCTTGCTTTAGACCATGGGGTGGCGGTGGGAGCACATCCAGGATTTCCGGATCTCATGGGCTTCGGGCGCCGTGCCCTGCAGACTTTTCCCGGAGAAGTGAAACATTATTTACTTTACCAACTGGGAGCCCTCTCCGGCGTGGCTCGTGCCCACGGCGCCAATCTGCAGCATGTTAAGCTTCACGGAGCTCTTTACAACATGGCCGCTTTTGACGAACGGCTGGCAAAAGAGGTCTGTGACGCCGTGAGGTCTTTTGATCGAGGATTAATCCTTGTCACTCTGCCGAACGGCGTTTTAGCTCACATGGCTAGCGAGGAAGGAATCATGGTGGCTCGAGAATTTTTTCCTGATCGGGCCTATCTAGAAAATGGCGCCTTGACTCCCCGTTTCATGCCCGGGGCCGTCCTTCATGACCCTACGACGGTGCGAGACCGCGTGTTACGCTTGGTTCGCGAAAAGAAAATTCAATCCATTAACGGTCAGGATATTCCCATGGAGGCGGACACCTTATGCGTCCATGGAGATACACCAGGCGCATGGCAGTTGGCGGCAATCATACGAGAGGCTTTGGAAAGTTCCGGTATCGAAGTGGTTCCAATGCATCGCGTTTTAAGCTGA
- a CDS encoding biotin-dependent carboxyltransferase family protein has protein sequence MKTLHVEEPGLLTTVQDQGRYGYQDKGVPVSGAMDRAALKLGNVLVGNIPDAAALEISVGGFQARFFTRTFFAVTGFNPQVFLNEHPVPSWTSHLAEAGDVLRVESKGCGIWHYVCLAGGIDVPLVLGSRSTYLRGRFGGLEGRALRQGDVLATNSPQYPPVLRIPEFLRPPYQEHPTIRVVLGPQEDAFLPPSIDLFFSASYQVTPRSDRMGMMLEGPRLQHRHTADIISEGLAHGAIQVPGEGLPFVLLADRPTTGGYAKIATVFSGDLPLLVQTAPGRSIRFQSISIWEARELYLKNAYVFRRFLERCLGQRES, from the coding sequence ATGAAAACCTTACACGTTGAAGAACCGGGGCTGTTGACCACCGTACAGGACCAAGGGCGTTACGGATACCAGGACAAAGGGGTCCCTGTCTCCGGGGCCATGGACCGTGCGGCCTTAAAGCTTGGCAATGTGCTGGTGGGCAACATCCCTGATGCGGCAGCTCTGGAAATTTCCGTAGGCGGCTTTCAAGCGCGGTTTTTTACCCGCACTTTCTTTGCCGTCACAGGCTTTAACCCTCAAGTTTTTCTCAACGAGCATCCAGTACCTTCCTGGACCTCGCATTTGGCTGAAGCCGGAGATGTGCTTCGGGTTGAATCCAAAGGCTGTGGCATATGGCACTATGTGTGTCTTGCCGGGGGTATTGACGTGCCTTTGGTTTTGGGAAGTCGATCCACTTATCTTCGGGGACGATTCGGAGGGCTGGAGGGGAGAGCTTTGCGTCAAGGGGATGTTTTGGCTACGAATTCCCCTCAATATCCACCTGTACTCCGCATTCCCGAATTCTTGCGCCCACCCTACCAAGAACATCCCACAATCCGTGTTGTTCTTGGACCTCAGGAAGACGCCTTTCTTCCTCCATCAATCGATCTTTTCTTTTCAGCTTCATACCAGGTGACACCACGCAGCGACCGCATGGGCATGATGCTGGAAGGGCCTCGACTCCAACATCGGCATACGGCCGACATCATTTCAGAAGGGCTAGCCCATGGAGCCATTCAAGTTCCTGGAGAGGGCTTGCCTTTCGTGCTTTTGGCGGATCGGCCTACCACAGGAGGGTACGCCAAGATCGCCACAGTGTTTTCCGGAGACCTACCGCTCTTGGTGCAAACCGCGCCGGGTCGATCCATTCGATTTCAAAGCATCAGTATTTGGGAAGCTCGAGAACTCTACCTGAAAAACGCTTATGTTTTTCGGCGCTTTTTAGAGCGCTGCTTAGGGCAAAGGGAGTCGTGA
- the pxpB gene encoding 5-oxoprolinase subunit PxpB, whose amino-acid sequence MNVFPRFRLCGETALSVELGDGIDLEVNRKVHALCRTFKQSPPAGILSLNPTYRSLFVQYDPELCSLERLMTTIQKFLQELQESDQDVETCVDIPVCYGAEFGPDLAELAAFHGLTEDEVVRRHTAPMYHVYMIGFTPGFPYLGGLDAGLATPRKKTPRSKVPAGSVGIAEQQTGIYPIESPGGWQIIGRTPLRLFDAHREPPFLVEAGMKVRFYAISRDQYENLTR is encoded by the coding sequence ATGAACGTTTTTCCTCGATTTCGCCTTTGTGGAGAGACGGCCCTTTCGGTGGAACTTGGTGATGGCATTGACCTTGAAGTGAACCGGAAGGTGCACGCGTTATGCCGTACCTTCAAACAAAGCCCGCCGGCCGGCATCCTGTCCCTCAATCCCACCTACCGATCCCTTTTCGTGCAATACGATCCGGAACTCTGCTCCCTCGAACGCCTCATGACGACCATCCAGAAATTCCTGCAGGAACTTCAAGAGAGTGATCAAGATGTTGAAACCTGTGTGGACATCCCCGTCTGTTACGGAGCAGAATTTGGGCCGGATTTGGCCGAACTGGCCGCTTTCCATGGTCTGACTGAGGACGAAGTCGTTCGACGACACACAGCCCCCATGTATCACGTGTACATGATCGGGTTCACTCCAGGGTTTCCGTATCTGGGCGGATTGGATGCCGGCCTTGCCACACCCCGTAAAAAAACGCCGCGTTCCAAAGTCCCCGCGGGCAGTGTGGGTATTGCTGAGCAACAAACGGGCATTTATCCCATCGAGAGCCCAGGTGGGTGGCAGATTATCGGCCGAACGCCGCTTCGGCTTTTCGATGCACATCGAGAACCGCCCTTTTTGGTGGAGGCGGGAATGAAGGTACGTTTTTATGCCATCTCTAGGGACCAGTATGAAAACCTTACACGTTGA